Proteins co-encoded in one Polynucleobacter sp. MWH-UH19D genomic window:
- the murU gene encoding N-acetylmuramate alpha-1-phosphate uridylyltransferase MurU: MNQRTSLPCFLLAAGRGERMRPLTDNLPKPLLTIQNKSLLTWHLETLTNAGFKKVVINHAWLGHKIEESLGNGKQFGLQIQYSPEETALETAGGIVKALPLLQAEDYFLVINGDVFCPNLPIHKLLDEVDRIKNQANPVLAHLLMVPNPVQHPNGDFYLQSNRVSSHKVSNSEKLTFSGIGIYHKDLFQDLEIGSPAKLAPLLRAAMEQGKVSGEKYLGPWHDVGTPQRLQELNAAYE; this comes from the coding sequence ATGAATCAACGCACTTCTCTTCCATGCTTTTTGCTTGCTGCTGGCAGAGGGGAGCGTATGCGTCCTCTTACTGACAATTTGCCAAAACCTTTGCTCACCATTCAAAACAAATCTTTACTTACATGGCATCTAGAAACACTAACAAACGCAGGGTTTAAAAAGGTGGTGATTAATCATGCATGGCTTGGTCACAAAATTGAGGAATCTTTGGGCAACGGAAAGCAATTTGGTCTGCAAATTCAATACTCGCCAGAAGAAACCGCTCTTGAAACCGCTGGCGGAATAGTAAAGGCACTACCTTTACTGCAAGCAGAAGATTATTTTTTGGTCATTAATGGTGATGTGTTTTGTCCAAATTTACCGATTCATAAATTGCTCGACGAAGTTGACAGAATAAAAAATCAAGCAAATCCTGTATTGGCACATCTATTAATGGTGCCAAACCCCGTTCAGCATCCAAATGGTGATTTTTACCTTCAGAGTAATCGCGTAAGCTCTCACAAAGTAAGTAACTCAGAAAAACTCACCTTTTCTGGAATTGGCATTTATCACAAAGACCTTTTTCAAGACCTGGAGATTGGCAGTCCAGCTAAATTAGCGCCATTATTACGGGCTGCTATGGAACAAGGCAAAGTGTCTGGTGAAAAATATCTTGGTCCATGGCACGATGTAGGTACGCCACAACGCTTACAAGAACTCAATGCCGCATATGAATAA
- a CDS encoding phosphotransferase, which yields MTDSRLNTLKNWLKALQANWQLDLDTLAPASADASFRRYFRIQSQNPKFGTLIIMDAPPQHEPLDAFIQVDSLLANAGLNVPKILEQNAPEGFLLLNDLGNQTYLAALNNQTANALYQGATQALIQMQLASKPNILPNYDEALLQRELDLFPDWYLKAHLQIELTDIQKQQLKDAFALIIENNLAQPKVYVHRDYHSRNLMVTAEQNPGVLDFQDAVYGPITYDAASLWRDAYISWPEERVIDWVIKFWEQGRKAGLSMPDDFGQFYRDFEWMGLQRHLKVLGIFARLFHRDGKDGYLKDIPLVLEYAIATANRYIELKPLARILESTRNSQQ from the coding sequence ATGACTGACTCTCGCTTAAACACCCTAAAAAACTGGCTAAAAGCCCTCCAGGCTAACTGGCAATTAGATCTCGACACTTTAGCCCCGGCCTCTGCCGACGCCAGCTTTCGACGTTATTTCCGCATTCAGTCCCAAAATCCAAAATTTGGGACCCTCATCATTATGGATGCCCCGCCCCAACATGAACCTCTGGACGCATTTATTCAGGTTGATTCACTGCTTGCAAATGCGGGATTAAATGTACCCAAAATCTTGGAACAAAATGCACCAGAAGGATTCTTGTTACTAAACGATCTTGGTAATCAAACTTACCTTGCGGCACTAAATAATCAAACTGCAAATGCACTCTATCAAGGTGCAACACAAGCATTAATCCAAATGCAACTTGCGAGTAAGCCAAACATCTTGCCAAATTATGATGAGGCATTGCTACAAAGAGAATTAGATTTATTTCCTGATTGGTATCTCAAAGCACATCTTCAAATTGAACTTACTGATATTCAAAAGCAACAACTCAAAGATGCCTTTGCTTTAATCATCGAAAACAATTTAGCTCAACCAAAAGTCTATGTTCATCGCGATTACCATTCACGCAATTTGATGGTTACAGCCGAACAGAACCCAGGGGTTCTCGACTTTCAAGATGCAGTATATGGACCCATCACTTATGACGCTGCATCACTTTGGCGAGATGCATATATCTCTTGGCCTGAAGAACGTGTGATTGATTGGGTCATTAAATTTTGGGAACAAGGCCGAAAAGCTGGACTATCAATGCCAGATGACTTTGGACAGTTCTATCGAGATTTTGAATGGATGGGACTACAGCGTCATCTCAAGGTACTCGGTATTTTTGCCAGACTGTTTCACCGCGATGGCAAAGATGGATATTTGAAAGATATTCCACTAGTACTCGAATACGCTATCGCAACTGCGAACCGCTATATTGAATTAAAACCCTTAGCGCGTATTTTGGAATCTACTCGAAACTCTCAGCAATAA
- a CDS encoding aminopeptidase P N-terminal domain-containing protein has product MNKTDIYQLRRNALAKHIFAKTGGGIAVISTAPELVRNRDSDFPYRHDSDFFYLTGFEEPGATLVMKVSANGSSHSLESHLFCRPKDLEREIWDGIRLGPEAAPKALGIDFAYSNHDLDQKLGELLADQTAIYIRLAQNKEADAQLRRWMKQVRSQARSGINTPSELHDIEVLIHEMRLFKDTHELDIMRRAAAISARAHIRAMQVCKPGMREYQLEAELLHEFRNSGAQSVAYNSIVAGGANSCILHYRAGSTELRSGELCLIDAGCELDSYASDITRTFPVNGRYSGPQRALYEITLAAQEAAISMAKAGNTFMQPHEAAVKVLTQGLLDEKLIKLSDVGSLENAIETSAYRRFYMHRTSHWLGMDVHDVGSYREEISKPQTEKPWRILRSGMVITIEPGLYIRPADDIDEAFWNIGIRIEDDAVINETGCELISRGVPVKVDEIEALMKH; this is encoded by the coding sequence ATGAATAAAACAGATATTTACCAACTTCGCAGAAATGCCTTAGCTAAACATATTTTTGCCAAAACTGGTGGCGGTATTGCGGTTATCTCAACTGCCCCAGAGCTTGTACGCAACCGAGATAGTGACTTTCCCTATCGCCATGACAGTGACTTTTTTTATTTAACAGGCTTTGAAGAGCCAGGCGCAACCTTGGTAATGAAAGTTTCTGCTAATGGCAGTTCACATTCACTTGAATCGCATCTGTTTTGCAGACCCAAAGATCTTGAACGTGAAATCTGGGATGGCATTCGTCTAGGGCCAGAAGCGGCACCCAAAGCATTGGGAATTGACTTTGCCTACAGCAATCACGATCTTGATCAAAAGCTTGGTGAACTTTTAGCAGATCAAACCGCTATATATATCCGACTAGCTCAAAACAAAGAAGCGGATGCGCAACTTAGGCGCTGGATGAAACAGGTTCGATCACAAGCGCGTAGTGGAATTAACACACCATCTGAGTTACACGATATTGAAGTGCTGATTCATGAAATGCGCTTGTTTAAAGATACACATGAACTCGATATCATGCGTCGCGCGGCGGCTATTTCTGCTCGCGCCCACATTCGTGCCATGCAAGTTTGTAAACCTGGTATGCGCGAGTACCAACTAGAGGCGGAATTGCTTCATGAATTCCGCAATAGCGGCGCACAAAGTGTGGCTTACAACAGCATTGTTGCTGGAGGTGCCAACTCTTGCATCCTTCACTATCGCGCTGGCTCAACCGAATTACGTAGTGGCGAGCTTTGCCTGATCGATGCAGGATGTGAATTGGACAGCTACGCTTCGGATATCACGCGTACCTTTCCAGTCAATGGGAGGTACTCTGGTCCGCAGCGCGCTTTATATGAGATTACTCTTGCAGCTCAAGAGGCAGCAATTTCTATGGCCAAAGCTGGCAACACTTTCATGCAGCCTCATGAGGCTGCAGTCAAAGTGCTCACACAAGGTTTATTAGATGAAAAGCTGATTAAGCTAAGTGATGTCGGCTCATTAGAGAATGCTATCGAAACAAGCGCCTACAGACGCTTTTATATGCACCGCACTTCTCATTGGCTTGGAATGGATGTCCATGATGTGGGCTCTTATAGAGAAGAAATTTCCAAGCCCCAAACAGAAAAGCCTTGGCGCATTCTGAGAAGCGGCATGGTAATCACGATCGAGCCAGGTCTTTACATTAGGCCTGCTGATGATATTGATGAAGCCTTCTGGAATATCGGCATTCGCATAGAAGATGACGCGGTAATTAATGAGACTGGCTGTGAACTCATTTCTCGTGGAGTGCCAGTCAAAGTCGATGAAATTGAAGCACTCATGAAGCACTAG
- a CDS encoding peptidylprolyl isomerase, with protein sequence MNKYICLAIFLGSFGLVAIASAQDANKTPSASDNKIRNIDGVAAVVNTGYVTRKDIDDRIAALRKQGAKLPDDGSLRKVILERLIIEKIQLQNAEQEGVTVTNKELDRIIADIAEKNKISVAEFKAKVVASGSTFERYKQLLRDDVVLSRYREREVEAKIKISDAEIDNFIAERTRAIGGAAPRSTPAGKGEPEEIDVAQIFIPVDASAGVGAQAEAKRKADQLLRDAKGDADFMQLGAMAAKENPKIKFQDLGYRSADRLPQLFYEAIRNTGGGQVANAVVKSPAGYHVLKVMDRRALVAGQATQQVEPAASSSNTPQNIPITQTMARHILLRNRPGLTDQDAERRLAGYRDQVRAKTADFAELAKKYSEDGSAPNGGNLGWMGPGDLVPEFEQAMNRLQIGEVSNPVKTEFGWHLIQVLERREAQLTVEKQRQFARAAIRERKFEQAYQDWLREIRDTATVKILNVEDAATGTPR encoded by the coding sequence TTGAATAAATATATTTGTCTTGCCATATTCCTTGGCTCATTTGGATTGGTCGCGATAGCTAGTGCTCAAGATGCCAATAAAACGCCGTCCGCAAGCGATAACAAAATTCGTAATATCGATGGCGTTGCTGCTGTGGTGAATACAGGTTATGTGACCCGTAAAGATATTGATGATCGAATTGCAGCGCTAAGAAAGCAGGGCGCAAAATTGCCAGATGATGGTTCGCTTCGGAAAGTGATTCTAGAGCGCTTAATCATTGAAAAAATTCAGTTACAAAATGCTGAACAAGAAGGCGTCACGGTTACCAATAAAGAACTTGATAGGATCATTGCTGATATTGCTGAAAAAAATAAAATCAGCGTGGCTGAATTCAAGGCAAAAGTAGTTGCATCAGGAAGTACATTTGAACGCTACAAACAATTACTGCGTGATGATGTTGTATTAAGTCGCTATCGTGAACGGGAAGTTGAAGCGAAGATCAAGATTTCGGATGCGGAGATAGATAACTTTATTGCGGAGAGAACCCGAGCTATCGGCGGTGCCGCACCGCGTTCCACCCCAGCTGGTAAGGGAGAGCCCGAAGAGATTGATGTAGCTCAAATTTTTATTCCCGTAGACGCTTCTGCTGGTGTTGGTGCTCAAGCTGAAGCAAAAAGAAAAGCAGATCAACTTTTGCGGGATGCAAAAGGGGATGCAGACTTTATGCAACTTGGCGCTATGGCCGCCAAAGAAAATCCAAAAATTAAATTCCAAGACTTAGGTTATCGATCTGCTGATCGACTTCCGCAGTTGTTTTATGAAGCAATTCGTAATACAGGTGGCGGACAGGTTGCGAATGCCGTGGTTAAAAGTCCTGCGGGATATCATGTCCTCAAAGTAATGGATCGCCGTGCCTTGGTCGCTGGGCAAGCTACTCAGCAAGTTGAGCCAGCTGCATCAAGTTCGAATACTCCACAAAATATTCCGATTACACAAACAATGGCTCGCCATATTTTGTTGCGCAATCGTCCCGGTTTAACCGATCAAGATGCTGAGCGTCGTTTAGCTGGATATCGTGATCAGGTTCGTGCAAAAACTGCTGATTTTGCTGAGTTGGCAAAAAAATATTCAGAGGACGGATCTGCACCTAATGGTGGAAACTTGGGTTGGATGGGTCCAGGGGATTTAGTTCCTGAATTTGAGCAGGCTATGAATCGCTTGCAAATCGGTGAAGTGAGCAACCCAGTCAAGACAGAATTTGGTTGGCATTTAATCCAGGTTTTAGAGCGTCGCGAAGCTCAGTTAACTGTTGAAAAGCAACGTCAATTTGCGCGTGCTGCTATTCGAGAAAGAAAGTTCGAGCAAGCTTATCAGGATTGGTTGCGTGAGATACGAGATACCGCAACAGTAAAAATCTTGAATGTTGAAGATGCGGCAACTGGAACCCCTCGTTAA
- the rsmA gene encoding 16S rRNA (adenine(1518)-N(6)/adenine(1519)-N(6))-dimethyltransferase RsmA, giving the protein MHRARKRFGQNFLQDQGIIHAIVRLINPSSDMHVIEIGPGLGALTRPLLSNLTHLDLLEIDRDLVAYWQHENLSGLTVIEGDALKFDFNKWAQQRSEKSGLCKVVGNLPYNISSPLLFHLVSAASHIDEQVFMLQAEVVERMVAQAGSSDFSRLSVMLQARYDMELVLEVPPEAFEPAPKVNSAVVRMIPRKEFHLNFAQWSALEQVVAAAFSQRRKMLRTNLQPFSSRLKLSEDELKVRAQDISVDRYIEWAKLLAN; this is encoded by the coding sequence ATGCATCGCGCACGCAAACGTTTTGGCCAAAACTTTCTTCAGGATCAAGGCATTATTCATGCAATCGTGCGCTTGATTAACCCGAGTTCGGATATGCATGTCATTGAGATCGGACCCGGTCTTGGTGCTCTAACAAGGCCGCTGCTAAGTAACCTTACCCATCTTGATTTGCTGGAAATCGACCGTGATTTAGTAGCTTACTGGCAGCATGAAAATCTTTCAGGTTTAACAGTTATTGAGGGTGATGCTCTCAAGTTTGATTTCAATAAGTGGGCGCAACAGCGTTCTGAAAAGTCGGGTTTATGTAAGGTAGTTGGTAATTTGCCTTACAACATTTCATCGCCTTTACTGTTTCATTTGGTTTCTGCAGCCTCACACATTGATGAGCAAGTATTTATGTTGCAGGCTGAAGTGGTAGAGCGCATGGTTGCACAAGCTGGCAGCTCCGATTTCAGTCGGCTCTCCGTGATGTTGCAAGCTCGCTACGATATGGAATTGGTGCTTGAGGTACCCCCTGAAGCTTTCGAGCCGGCGCCTAAAGTGAATTCAGCGGTAGTACGCATGATTCCTAGAAAAGAGTTTCATTTAAATTTTGCTCAATGGAGTGCTTTAGAGCAAGTGGTCGCAGCTGCTTTTTCGCAAAGAAGAAAAATGCTCAGAACAAATCTACAGCCATTTTCTTCCAGGCTTAAGCTCTCGGAAGATGAGTTAAAAGTCAGAGCTCAAGATATTTCAGTAGATCGTTATATTGAATGGGCTAAGCTTTTAGCCAACTAA
- the lptD gene encoding LPS assembly protein LptD, protein MSHYRRRAGFCAPLFLALTLRVVMGVVLLPVSLLGHAQAPAALPPVSQATQNFTLLPDRGNVTVLKLDDQLRVGKPISDGEALTFTSSDVIDGVVDRDMHLRGRAQIRRNGAALKADEITYNPDTDIADLIGNAELSKGNTTFKGPKGQFKVDAREGFMETPSYELRDTRGNGTANKLTIENSDIFVFDRAIYTTCTPENMDWYFSASSLEIDNEQKEMVGTNGVMRFFNVPIAYVPYFTAPTSSERRTGLLAPVVGYNSNNGLDITAPYYVNIAPNRDLLLLPREMNHRGFMLGASYRFLEREYSGVATGEYLPYDKQTGTDRWKYDWQQRQIFAGGVGPGGAPLPGSWSGYANMSRVSDSLYPTNFSQSIAGQVTSQFRQELGTSKQLTGALSNWTVGAKAAAFQTLQPDPNNLVQAPYNVLPNVTAAYNSQLSPVVSDPSGRYLALPTGPKTTFSADYTRFAYALGSNFNAPPPGAYTQADRTVVKAGLSLPQITPGYYITPTVSLQSNTYNATANPAAYTGTSPAAVQGFTIPTFSLDSGLAFERDASELHGFFGRDMLLTMEPRAFYAYTPYQSQASTPVFDTADAGFGVSQIFTANTFIGNDRVADTNAATLGLTSRMIESNTGAERANVTLAQKQQFTAQKVGLNGNIASPTTYSDTLGSASVRLLGNFSADMFGQYNTQLNRFVQTTVGASWRPTVGRSLNFGYRNVWTPPIQASAQNNQVATPAATTTDQYNISGQWPLTREVSVLGRWGYDALTTKTLNTLVGLEWTRDCWTFRGAYSQAVNTSLITTTQVLFQIEFRGFASAGSNPVDIMKLNVPGYMPTSKPIPPSIYENYQ, encoded by the coding sequence ATGAGTCATTATCGCCGTCGCGCCGGCTTTTGCGCCCCTCTTTTTTTAGCCTTAACCCTGCGTGTAGTGATGGGGGTGGTATTACTCCCGGTTTCACTTTTAGGACATGCTCAGGCACCAGCAGCACTCCCCCCAGTTTCACAAGCTACTCAGAATTTCACGCTCTTACCTGATCGTGGAAATGTGACCGTCTTAAAGCTTGATGATCAATTGCGCGTTGGTAAACCCATCTCGGATGGTGAAGCTCTTACATTTACATCGAGTGATGTGATTGATGGCGTAGTTGATCGTGACATGCACTTAAGGGGGCGCGCTCAAATCCGTCGTAATGGAGCCGCATTAAAAGCGGATGAGATTACTTATAACCCTGATACTGATATTGCTGACTTGATTGGTAATGCTGAACTTTCAAAAGGGAATACAACTTTTAAAGGACCAAAGGGTCAATTCAAAGTTGATGCACGCGAAGGGTTTATGGAGACACCAAGCTATGAGCTTAGGGATACGCGTGGAAATGGTACAGCTAATAAATTAACTATTGAAAATTCAGACATCTTTGTATTTGATCGCGCTATCTATACAACTTGTACTCCAGAAAACATGGATTGGTATTTCTCGGCAAGTAGTCTTGAAATCGATAATGAACAAAAAGAAATGGTTGGCACTAATGGTGTGATGCGTTTTTTCAATGTGCCAATTGCTTACGTGCCTTACTTCACAGCGCCTACTTCTAGTGAGCGTAGAACTGGTTTACTAGCTCCAGTTGTTGGATATAACTCTAATAATGGCCTAGATATTACGGCGCCTTACTATGTCAACATCGCTCCAAATCGTGATCTATTGTTGTTGCCTCGCGAGATGAATCATCGCGGTTTCATGCTTGGTGCTTCTTATCGTTTTTTAGAGAGAGAGTATTCTGGCGTAGCAACGGGAGAGTACTTGCCGTATGACAAACAAACCGGAACAGATCGTTGGAAATACGATTGGCAACAGCGACAAATCTTTGCGGGAGGAGTGGGTCCTGGTGGCGCACCATTGCCAGGATCTTGGAGTGGTTACGCAAACATGTCGCGGGTTTCAGATAGCTTGTATCCCACCAACTTTTCTCAAAGTATTGCTGGTCAAGTAACAAGTCAATTTCGTCAAGAGCTTGGCACATCGAAGCAATTGACTGGTGCGTTAAGTAATTGGACGGTTGGCGCTAAAGCCGCTGCCTTTCAAACCTTACAGCCCGACCCAAATAATTTAGTGCAAGCGCCTTACAACGTGTTACCTAATGTCACTGCCGCTTATAACAGTCAGCTTAGTCCAGTGGTGTCAGATCCAAGTGGTCGATATCTAGCTTTGCCAACGGGTCCTAAGACCACTTTTTCAGCTGACTACACTCGCTTTGCATATGCGCTGGGAAGTAACTTTAATGCTCCACCGCCAGGCGCATATACGCAAGCGGATCGTACTGTTGTCAAGGCTGGATTATCACTGCCGCAAATCACTCCTGGTTACTACATTACACCTACAGTAAGTTTGCAGTCGAATACATACAACGCTACCGCTAATCCAGCGGCTTATACCGGAACAAGTCCTGCGGCAGTTCAGGGTTTCACAATCCCCACATTCAGCCTAGATTCTGGTTTGGCATTTGAAAGAGATGCGTCAGAGCTTCATGGCTTCTTTGGTCGCGACATGCTCCTGACGATGGAGCCGAGAGCGTTTTATGCTTACACACCATACCAAAGTCAGGCCAGTACGCCAGTATTCGATACTGCTGATGCAGGTTTTGGCGTTTCACAAATTTTTACAGCGAACACGTTTATTGGTAATGATCGCGTTGCCGATACCAATGCTGCAACCCTGGGCTTAACCAGTCGCATGATTGAGTCAAATACGGGAGCTGAGCGGGCGAATGTGACCTTGGCCCAAAAGCAACAATTTACAGCGCAAAAAGTTGGACTTAATGGAAATATTGCGAGCCCGACAACCTACTCAGACACTCTGGGCTCTGCTTCGGTTCGATTGCTTGGTAACTTTAGTGCAGATATGTTTGGGCAGTACAACACGCAATTAAATCGTTTTGTACAAACCACAGTTGGTGCTAGTTGGCGTCCAACTGTTGGCAGAAGCTTGAACTTTGGTTACCGCAATGTGTGGACGCCACCGATTCAAGCATCTGCACAGAATAATCAGGTTGCAACCCCAGCAGCAACTACTACTGATCAATACAATATTTCTGGTCAATGGCCATTAACGCGTGAAGTTTCCGTCCTGGGTCGCTGGGGTTATGATGCTTTAACAACAAAAACCTTGAATACATTAGTTGGTTTGGAGTGGACCAGAGATTGCTGGACTTTCCGCGGCGCCTATTCCCAGGCAGTCAATACTTCCCTTATTACCACTACCCAAGTCTTATTTCAGATCGAATTTAGGGGCTTTGCTAGCGCAGGAAGTAATCCAGTTGATATCATGAAGTTAAATGTACCTGGGTATATGCCAACTTCTAAGCCTATCCCTCCATCCATATATGAGAATTACCAATGA
- the pdxA gene encoding 4-hydroxythreonine-4-phosphate dehydrogenase PdxA, producing MRQLEPLVKLVITTGEPAGIGPEVSIVAAKQFLLEQPNASITLLGDQTLLKEALHGSNDDRLQVEVVPLIAPSIPGVLDAQNSPYVIQLLDRAIDGCIAGQFDAMVTAPLQKSVINQSGLAFTGHTEYLAQRCSVKHVVMLLSAALNEGFLGISSARDFRVALVTTHLPLQKVSSSLSQELILDTIQIVHRDLQLKMGISNPVIRMSGLNPHAGESGYLGREEIDMISPAIDAAKKTGINVSGPYPGDTMFDPKALEEVDAFIAMYHDQGLAPFKFITFGGGVNITLGLPIIRTSVDHGTALDIAGKALADAGSMLEAIRAAYQMARTQKKLVN from the coding sequence ATGCGGCAACTGGAACCCCTCGTTAAACTCGTCATTACTACCGGTGAGCCTGCCGGCATTGGCCCTGAGGTATCAATAGTGGCAGCCAAGCAATTTTTGCTTGAGCAGCCAAATGCGAGTATTACTTTATTGGGGGATCAAACCCTTTTAAAAGAGGCTCTTCATGGCTCTAATGATGATCGTCTTCAGGTAGAGGTTGTACCCCTTATTGCCCCCTCAATTCCAGGTGTTTTAGATGCTCAAAATAGCCCATATGTAATTCAATTATTAGATCGGGCTATCGATGGTTGTATCGCAGGGCAGTTTGACGCGATGGTTACAGCACCTCTTCAGAAGAGTGTTATTAATCAATCAGGGCTAGCTTTTACTGGCCATACTGAATATTTAGCGCAGCGTTGCAGTGTGAAGCATGTCGTAATGCTATTAAGTGCCGCTCTTAATGAGGGGTTTTTAGGGATTTCTAGTGCAAGAGATTTCAGGGTTGCCTTAGTAACAACCCATTTACCTTTGCAAAAAGTTTCTTCTTCTTTAAGCCAAGAGTTGATATTAGACACAATCCAAATTGTGCATCGGGATCTCCAGTTAAAAATGGGTATTAGTAATCCTGTAATTCGTATGTCGGGATTAAATCCTCATGCTGGTGAATCTGGTTATTTGGGTCGAGAAGAAATCGACATGATTTCCCCAGCAATTGACGCTGCTAAAAAAACGGGGATCAATGTATCTGGACCATATCCCGGCGATACGATGTTTGATCCTAAAGCTTTGGAAGAGGTAGATGCTTTTATCGCCATGTATCACGACCAAGGTTTGGCACCATTCAAATTTATTACTTTTGGGGGTGGCGTTAATATCACTTTAGGTTTGCCGATAATACGAACCTCGGTGGATCATGGAACAGCTTTAGATATTGCTGGCAAGGCCTTAGCGGATGCTGGATCAATGTTAGAGGCTATACGAGCCGCTTATCAAATGGCGCGCACCCAAAAAAAATTGGTTAACTAA
- a CDS encoding FAD-dependent monooxygenase, whose product MNTQSCDIVIQGGGPVGLACAAWILQKLPEAKLTLIDRNPSNDADLKAGDSRGIALSHGSKLLLETIQAWPRDYAEIHRVHVSQAGRFGRALMTREELNQSALGHIVRYHDIHLALRQALRIIQKKSSCFQWQHVTNDDALNAIQAKCIVHAEGGLFKKQDWVESGRDYGQSALVGLVEVEKAAPHQAWERFTSEGPLAILPSHYGPNILNLVWCGSPESSQYRLQLSDTDFLASLQNEFGSRIGKFLKVQDRRLYELGLNYRKEIIKDTEVWIGNAAQTLHPVAGQGLNLGLRDSFLLAEKLSRVFAGPIDEQNPTQIHSALEEYAQSRKADRTATIGLTDFMARIFTSNLAPIVFARGLALSALQWLPPVKTALARQMMFGRR is encoded by the coding sequence ATGAACACTCAATCTTGCGATATTGTGATTCAAGGTGGTGGCCCCGTTGGGCTGGCTTGTGCTGCCTGGATATTGCAAAAACTTCCTGAAGCAAAACTTACCCTAATTGATCGAAATCCTAGTAATGATGCTGACTTAAAAGCGGGTGATAGTCGCGGGATCGCACTTTCTCATGGAAGCAAGCTACTACTCGAGACAATTCAGGCGTGGCCTAGAGATTACGCTGAAATTCATCGAGTACATGTCTCACAAGCAGGTCGCTTTGGACGAGCATTAATGACTCGGGAAGAGCTTAATCAAAGCGCGCTCGGGCACATTGTTCGTTATCACGACATTCATCTTGCTTTACGTCAAGCCTTGCGAATTATTCAAAAGAAAAGTTCTTGTTTCCAATGGCAGCATGTGACCAATGATGACGCACTAAATGCCATACAAGCTAAATGTATTGTGCATGCCGAAGGTGGTTTATTTAAGAAACAAGATTGGGTTGAGTCTGGAAGAGACTATGGGCAGTCTGCCCTTGTTGGTTTGGTCGAAGTAGAAAAGGCAGCACCTCACCAAGCTTGGGAACGATTTACCTCAGAAGGGCCATTAGCCATTCTGCCAAGCCACTACGGCCCTAATATATTGAATCTCGTATGGTGTGGCTCACCTGAATCTTCGCAATACCGCTTACAACTTAGTGATACTGATTTTCTTGCGTCATTACAAAACGAATTTGGCTCTCGTATCGGTAAATTTTTGAAAGTGCAAGATCGTCGCTTATATGAACTCGGCTTGAACTATCGCAAAGAAATTATTAAAGATACTGAAGTGTGGATCGGGAATGCCGCTCAAACCCTTCATCCCGTTGCAGGCCAAGGACTGAATCTTGGATTAAGAGATTCTTTTTTGCTTGCGGAAAAATTAAGTCGTGTTTTTGCAGGCCCCATTGATGAACAAAATCCTACGCAAATTCATAGCGCGCTCGAAGAATACGCACAAAGCCGAAAGGCAGACAGAACTGCAACCATTGGCTTGACGGACTTTATGGCCAGAATTTTTACTTCAAATTTAGCGCCTATTGTCTTTGCTCGAGGATTAGCTTTATCAGCGCTTCAATGGCTTCCACCAGTCAAAACAGCCTTAGCTCGCCAAATGATGTTTGGCAGGCGCTAA